The following are from one region of the Sorghum bicolor cultivar BTx623 chromosome 2, Sorghum_bicolor_NCBIv3, whole genome shotgun sequence genome:
- the LOC8069096 gene encoding protein phosphatase 2C 70 — translation MAAPPLVFVFAAIAALAILVLVVFAFRRWWRRRGQRQRQRRPLQTAEAAPTPVAVQDEDIDRPLLSGNWGDHSRQSNSFLGSSVGEPSKIQTNRSNTSPRSHAITDTGRIYPAECCATQGETHVINVENDTTEEYQLGSTLKRTPPPKWSTPDQKHRRRVSGEDNHNGSVSLKDNTYHSSLNLEVIAGPSHGISCSRQSSRPSMLPITLGRVPPSDLVFKDSEVSGKHAQINWNAKTLKWELVDMGSLNGTFLNSQSVHHPDAQSRRWGEPAELAHGDIITLGTSSKLSVQISLQNQRVPAGVGMASDPMVARRSGRKLPMEDISFCQCPLQGVEHFGFFGIFDGHGGDGAAKAVSKILPENLGYILSHPETKERVQSCADASDVLRYAFTLTEDAIDHQYEGCTGTALLIWFDQNKDCFAQCANLGDSACVMSVNGRTIDMTEDHRVASATERARIARTGQPLKDGEVRLNGLNLARMFGDKFLKEQDSRFSSEPYVSQAVRITKACTAFAVIASDGLWDVISTKKAVQLVVEGKERNAGDSTSAAKVANRVLNEARNLRTKDNTSVIFVDFDILRTDLCIAK, via the exons aTGGCCGCCCCTCCTCTGGTGTTCGTCTTCGCTGCCATAGCCGCGCTCGCCatcctcgtcctcgtcgtctTCGCCTTCCGGCgatggtggcggcggcgtgggcagcggcagcggcagcgccgCCCGCTCCAGACCGCGGAGGCGGCCCCGACCCCGGTCGCTGTCCAG GATGAGGATATAGATAGGCCTCTTCTTTCTGGAAATTGGGGCGATCACTCTAGGCAGAGTAATAGTTTTCTCGGAAGTTCTGTAGGAGAACCTTCGAAGATTCAAACAAATAGGAGTAACACTTCGCCTAGAAGTCATGCAATTACTGATACAGGGAGGATTTATCCTGCTGAATGTTGTGCTACACAAG GAGAAACTCATGTAATCAATGTTGAAAATGATACTACTGAAGAGTATCAATTAGGAAGCACACTAAAACGTACACCACCACCAAAATGGTCAACACCTGATCAGAAGCACAGAAGAAGGGTTTCTGGAGAGGATAATCATAATGGAAGTGTTTCTCTTAAGGATAATACATATC ATAGCAGCCTGAATCTAGAGGTCATAGCTGGTCCATCTCATGGAATAAGCTGTTCTCGGCAGTCAAGTAGACCTTCTATGCTCCCAATAACTCTTGGAAGGGTTCCCCCTAGTGATTTAGTGTTCAAGGACTCTGAAGTATCAGGGAAACATGCTCAGATAAACTGGAATGCAAAG ACATTAAAATGGGAACTTGTGGACATGGGCAGCTTGAATGGAACTTTCTTGAACTCCCAGTCGGTTCACCATCCAGATGCTCAGTCTAGGCGTTGGGGTGAACCTGCTGAACTTGCACATGGTGATATTATAACTCTAGGGACTTCATCTAAACTATCT GTTCAAATTTCACTGCAAAATCAACGAGTTCCTGCTGGTGTTGGTATGGCATCCGATCCAATGGTGGCACGTAGAAGTGGAAGGAAACTTCCAATGGAAGACATAAGCTTTTGCCAGTGTCCTCTGCAGGGTGTTGAACAT TTTGGGTTCTTCGGTATTTTTGATGGACATGGTGGGGATGGAGCTGCCAAAGCTGTCAGCAA GATTCTTCCAGAAAATCTGGGATACATTTTGTCTCATCCTGAAACAAAAGAACGAGTGCAATCATGTGCTGATGCTTCTGATGTTCTTAGATATGCTTTTACTTTGACAGAAGACGCAATCGATCATCAGTACGAG GGATGTACAGGCACAGCTCTTCTTATTTGGTTTGATCAGAATAAAGATTGTTTTGCCCAGtgtgctaatcttggtgattcTGCTTGTGTAATGAG TGTCAATGGAAGGACAATTGATATGACTGAAGATCATCGAGTAGCTAGTGCAACTGAAAGAGCTAGGATAGCAAGAACTGGGCAGCCCCTGAAAGATGGGGAAGTTCGTCTTAATG GACTAAATCTTGCTAGGATGTTTGGAGATAAGTTTCTTAAGGAGCAAGACTCACGCTTCAGCTCAGAACCGTATGTGAGCCAAgctgttcgtatcaccaaagCATGCACAGCTTTTGCCGTTATTGCTAG TGATGGGCTTTGGGATGTCATCAGCACTAAAAAGGCGGTACAGCTTGTTGTTGAG GGAAAGGAGAGGAACGCTGGTGACAGCACCTCAGCGGCTAAAGTAGCCAACCGTGTATTGAACGAAGCTAGGAATTTGCGAACCAAGGACAACACATCCGTGATATTTGTAGATTTTGACATTCTGAGAACAGATCTTTGTATCGCCAAATGA
- the LOC8069095 gene encoding mediator of RNA polymerase II transcription subunit 33A has product MAMSAPPPSAWLEWAAEYTKAAQAEARPPPEWAARVAAAAAAGESGDVPCSAGLAEVLARALLSGGGGGSGGAAPAAAAAWKYAEAALAARLASPALLLALLSTRVIPHRFSRPMEYRLYLELLKRHGFNFHYQMKAPNFRKIMDLIDGNLKLSKIFGISTCEPGVFVVHFALCIIWQLVDVVLDDEGLLELTPEKKTQWPTRPEDVSTFEGTFTEQRTDKIEKLQKMNTVTTMELIEHFLRDKVITHILSLARENMQSHWMAFTNRLHLLATNSSTLQNSAISLEPFQHLIVGDGNTYGETKHNMRKRFHPTVASNPLSSPNGRCLGAGYSSLWIPIDMYLEDCLDGSIAATNSIEILSGLVKALQAVNRSTWHDAFLALWVASLRLVQREREPIEGPVPHLDTRLCMLLSITTLAIADIIMEADLLCNETELNSHVNGKKAIGNLRNELMLSLQILGDYESLLVPPPCVIPAANQAATKAAIFISGISINNGYMDNVNGMNYTGNMRHLIVESCISRQLLDTSAYYWPGYISNHANSASHTLPSQLAGWSSFMNGAPLTQPLVNMLVSTPASSLAEVDKLFEVATDGSDDDSISAATVLCGATLLRGWNFQEHTVRLVVKLLSPSDPIDYSGRESQLIKLGPMLNVILSGISAVDYAPIFSFHGLIPELAAALMAICEVFGSLSPSVSWTLRTGEEISAHTVFSNAFILLLRLWKFNHPPLEYCIMGDGAPVGSQLTPEYLLLLRNSQVLSSSSLTKQRNGQRQSHISTSHLSSGNPIFMDSFPKLKLWYRQHQACLASTLSGLAHGTPVRNNVDSLLNQMFRKANKGGTSIGSLSGSSSISNSSGPGVDDSHLWPQLPAWEILEAVPFVVDAALTACSHGRLFPRELATGLKDLADFLPASLATIVSYFSAEVTRGVWKPASMNGSDWPSPSVNLSMVDEHIKKIVAATGVDVPRLVTGGSSSGTLPLPLAAFVSLTITYKLDKASERFLNLAGPALENLAASCPWPSMAIVAALWTQKVKRWTDFLIFSASRTVFHHNNDAVVQLLRSCFAATLGMSSTSVCSCGGVASLLGHGYCPGGFSPVAPGILYLRIFRCIKDCSILAEDILSLLMLSVKDIAETTVPRHRSDKLKKTKYGMRHGQVSLSAAMTQVKVAASLGATLVWLSGGTALVQSLIQEMLPSWFLAVQNLDQGGASGGMVYKLGGHALAYLAVYSGMFAWGIDPTPVSRRRERVMRSHLGFLASALDGKISLGCDLSLWRAYVSGFLGLVVECTPCWVQEVDLRVLKRLSSGLRHWGEDELAVALLRRAGPEAMGTAAEMILGREW; this is encoded by the exons ATGGCGAtgtcggcgccgccgccgtcggcgtGGCTGGAGTGGGCCGCGGAGTACACCAAGGCGGCGCAGGCCGAGGCCCGCCCGCCGCCGGAGTGGGCGGCGCGcgtggcggcggccgcggcggcgggcgaGAGCGGGGACGTGCCCTGCTCCGCCGGGCTCGCGGAGGTGCTGGCGCGGGCTCTgctctccggcggcggcggcggcagcggcggtgcCGCACCAGCGGCCGCCGCCGCTTGGAAGTACGCCGAGGCCGCGCTCGCCGCGCGGCTCGCGTCCCCGGCGCTCCTCCTCGCGCTCCTCTCCACCAG GGTCATTCCTCACCGGTTTTCCAGGCCAATGGAGTATAGACTCTACCTAGAGCTCTTGAAAAGACATGGGTTCAACTTCCATTATCAGATGAAAGCGCCAAATTTCAGAAA GATCATGGATTTAATAGACGGGAACCTTAAACTTTCCAAGATATTTGGCATCTCTACATGTGAACCAGGGGTTTTTGTTGTGCATTTCGCTCTTTGTATTATATGGCAGTTGGTTGATGTTGTTTTGGATGATGAGGGCCTGCTAGAGTTAACTCCAGAGAAGAAAACTCAATGGCCAACGAGGCCTGAAGATGTGAGCACATTTGAAGGAACTTTTACTGAACAAAGAACTGATAAGATTGAAAAGTTACAGAAGATGAACACTGTAACAACTATGGAGCTCATTGAGCATTTTCTTCGTGATAAAGTAATTACTCATATCCTATCATTGGCACGCGAAAACAT GCAATCTCACTGGATGGCATTTACTAACCGGTTGCACTTACTTGCAACAAACTCATCTACCTTGCAAAATTCAGCAATATCCTTGGAACCATTTCAGCATTTGATTGTAGGTGATGGCAATACATATGGAGAAACTAAACATAATATGCGTAAAAGATTCCACCCAACAGTGGCTTCTAACCCTCTATCTTCACCAAATGGACGATGCCTTGGTGCTGGCTATTCTTCACTATGGATTCCTATCGATATGTATCTTGAGGATTGTCTAGATGGTTCAATCGCTGCAACAAATTCCATTGAGATTTTAAGTG GTTTGGTCAAGGCTCTTCAAGCAGTCAATAGGTCGACTTGGCATGATGCTTTCTTGGCCCTCTGGGTAGCTTCACTTCGCCTTGTACAAAGA GAAAGAGAACCAATTGAAGGTCCTGTACCTCACCTAGACACACGGCTGTGCATGTTGTTGTCTATCACAACACTTGCGATTGCTGACATAATTATGGAAGCAGATTTACTTTGCAATGAAACAGAACTCAACAGTCATGTGAATGGGAAGAAAGCAATTGGTAATCTACGCAACGAATTGATGCTAAGCTTACAGATACTTGGTGATTATGAAAGCTTGCTTGTTCCTCCTCCATGTGTCATCCCAGCAGCTAATCAGGCTGCTACTAAAGCTGCAATATTCATTTCGGGAATCAGTATAAACAATGGCTACATGGATAATGTCAATGGGATGAACTATA CCGGAAATATGCgacatttgattgtggagtcaTGTATTTCAAGGCAGTTGCTGGATACATCAGCTTACTATTGGCCTGGTTATATCAGTAATCATGCCAACTCTGCATCTCATACACTGCCTAGCCAACTTGCTGGGTGGTCATCTTTCATGAACGGTGCACCACTGACTCAACCACTGGTTAATATGTTGGTATCAACTCCTGCTTCCAG CTTGGCAGAGGTGGACAAGTTATTTGAAGTTGCAACTGATGGGTCGGATGACGACAGCATTTCTGCTGCCACTGTTTTATGTGGAGCCACCCTTTTACGAGGTTGGAATTTTCAG GAACATACTGTTCGGTTAGTTGTTAAACTGCTCTCACCATCTGATCCAATCGATTATTCTGGAAGAGAGAGCCAATTGATAAAGCTTGGTCCAATGCTCAATGTTATTCTTTCAGGAATATCAGCCGTGGACTACGCGCCAATATTCTCATTCCATGGCCTG ATTCCAGAGCTTGCTGCTGCTCTTATGGCAATCTGTGAAGTATTTGGGTCTCTTTCTCCAAGTGTTTCCTGGACACTGAGAACTGGAGAGGAAATATCTGCTCACACAGTCTTCTCGAATGCATTCATTCTTCTGTTGAGACTCTGGAAGTTTAACCATCCACCACTTGAGTATTGCATAATGGGAGATGGTGCTCCAGTTGGCTCGCAGCTAACTCCTGAGTATCTTCTGCTGTTGCGGAATTCCCAGGTTCTATCTTCCAGCAGTTTGACAAAACAACGAAACGGACAAAGGCAATCACACATATCAACTTCACACCTATCATCTGGGAATCCTATTTTTATGGACTCGTTTCCAAAGTTGAAGTTATGGTACCGGCAACACCAAGCTTGTCTGGCCTCAACTCTCTCTGGACTTGCTCATGGGACACCTGTACGTAACAATGTGGACAGCCTTCTTAATCAGATGTTCAGAAAGGCTAATAAAGGAGGCACATCTATAGGTTCTTTATCTGGAAGTAGCAGCATAAGTAATTCTTCCGGTCCTGGTGTGGATGATTCACATCTTTGGCCTCAGTTGCCAGCTTGGGAGATACTGGAAGCTGTTCCATTTGTGGTTGATGCTGCTCTAACTGCTTGTTCCCATGGAAGACTATTTCCACGTGAATTGGCCACAG GCCTGAAGGATCTGGCTGATTTCCTGCCTGCATCTCTTGCTACAATAGTAAGCTACTTTTCCGCTGAGGTAACACGGGGTGTCTGGAAGCCTGCATCCATGAATGGATCAGATTGGCCTAGCCCCTCTGTGAACCTTTCCATGGTTGATGAGCACATCAAGAAAATCGTAGCTGCTACCGGTGTTGATGTTCCAAGGCTAGTTACAG GAGGAAGTTCTTCGGGTACACTTCCGTTGCCATTGGCTGCTTTTGTGAGTCTCACAATCACATACAAGCTTGACAAGGCATCAGAGCGTTTCCTCAACCTTGCTGGTCCAGCTCTAGAGAACCTCGCTGCAAGCTGCCCTTGGCCAAGCATGGCAATCGTTGCAGCACTGTGGACCCAGAAGGTGAAGCGATGGACTGATTTCCTAATATTTTCAGCTTCGCGCACGGTGTTCCACCACAACAACGATGCAGTCGTCCAGCTCCTCCGAAGCTGCTTTGCTGCTACCCTTGGCATGTCTTCGACATCAGTATGCAGCTGTGGAGGCGTCGCCAGCCTTCTGGGCCATGGGTACTGCCCCGGTGGTTTCTCACCAGTTGCACCAGGAATACTCTACCTCCGGATATTCCGGTGCATCAAGGACTGCTCCATACTGGCCGAGGACATACTCTCTCTTCTGATGCTTTCAGTGAAGGATATCGCGGAAACAACTGTGCCCAGACATCGGTCAGACAAACTAAAGAAGACCAAGTATGGGATGAGGCATGGCCAGGTATCTCTTTCGGCTGCAATGACGCAGGTGAAGGTGGCGGCATCGCTGGGAGCGACACTCGTCTGGCTATCTGGTGGCACGGCTCTCGTCCAGTCCCTGATCCAGGAGATGCTGCCGTCTTGGTTCCTGGCCGTGCAGAACCTGGACCAGGGCGGTGCCAGTGGAGGCATGGTGTACAAGCTGGGCGGGCACGCGCTGGCCTACCTTGCAGTGTACTCGGGGATGTTCGCCTGGGGCATTGACCCAACGCCCGTGTCCCGGCGCCGCGAGAGGGTCATGCGGTCGCACCTGGGGTTCCTGGCGAGCGCACTGGACGGCAAGATCTCCCTGGGCTGCGACCTCTCCCTGTGGCGTGCCTACGTCTCTGGGTTCCTGGGGCTGGTGGTGGAGTGCACCCCGTGCTGGGTGCAGGAGGTGGACCTAAGGGTGCTCAAGCGCCTGAGCAGCGGCCTCCGGCACTGGGGCGAGGATGAGCTCGCGGTGGCGCTCCTCCGCCGTGCCGGGCCGGAGGCTATGGGCACGGCCGCCGAGATGATCCTGGGCAGGGAGTGGTGA